A region of Roseobacter litoralis Och 149 DNA encodes the following proteins:
- a CDS encoding RrF2 family transcriptional regulator, with translation MKRNSRLSLALHTLGHMAGDPAGVRTSADIAEHAGTNPVVVRRVLGKLREAGLLTSEKGHAGGWRLAREPHEITLADVYLALDESLVATGEQEVASSCSVENILQRKVASVLEDVERSLVERLAATTIAEVRETGPVKHG, from the coding sequence ATGAAACGCAACTCACGTCTGTCGCTCGCACTTCACACCCTTGGCCATATGGCAGGTGATCCCGCGGGAGTGCGGACCTCAGCGGATATTGCTGAGCATGCCGGGACAAATCCAGTTGTTGTGCGCCGCGTCCTTGGAAAGCTGCGCGAGGCGGGTTTGCTAACCTCTGAAAAAGGACATGCGGGAGGATGGCGTCTTGCACGTGAGCCCCATGAGATCACCTTGGCCGATGTTTATCTGGCGCTGGATGAAAGCCTTGTTGCGACGGGTGAACAAGAGGTTGCCTCCTCGTGCTCGGTAGAGAATATCTTACAAAGAAAAGTGGCGTCGGTCTTGGAAGACGTTGAGCGCAGTTTGGTGGAACGACTGGCCGCAACCACAATAGCCGAAGTGCGAGAAACCGGACCCGTCAAACACGGCTGA
- a CDS encoding carbohydrate ABC transporter permease: MAVVDPNVAGVAKSKPDNRQARAGWGLAAPALTLMVLILLVPIIVAGVLSFTNYSLGNPGFDWVGVQNYERLFTRSTYEKMFVATFTYVVTVVPISVGLGLGAALLVHSLGRIGDIYKTIYFLPVMATLLAMAIAWEFMLHPTIGMVNRTLEMACGTWVEALPFFTNGCAEGFPLWLGDRDYAIWVVCFIGIWQGFGFNMVLFLAGLTSVHRELYHAAEMDGARSAWDRFRLVTWPALGPTTVFVVTISCIRAFQVFDTIEAFWPQGGGPNKSAYVMMFAIFEKGIQQNLIGIGSAITMLFLLFVMFLTLIQRWLVERKVHY, encoded by the coding sequence ATGGCGGTCGTGGACCCCAACGTTGCAGGCGTCGCCAAATCCAAACCCGACAACAGGCAAGCGCGCGCGGGCTGGGGGTTGGCGGCACCTGCCTTGACGCTCATGGTTTTGATCCTGCTGGTGCCGATCATCGTGGCTGGTGTCCTGTCTTTCACTAACTATTCATTGGGCAATCCCGGCTTTGATTGGGTCGGCGTGCAGAATTATGAGCGCCTGTTCACCCGTTCGACTTACGAAAAGATGTTTGTTGCGACCTTTACCTACGTGGTCACCGTGGTGCCCATTTCCGTGGGTCTTGGCCTTGGGGCGGCCCTGCTGGTCCATTCGCTGGGCCGGATCGGGGACATCTACAAGACGATCTATTTCCTGCCCGTGATGGCCACGTTGTTGGCCATGGCCATCGCCTGGGAATTCATGCTGCATCCAACGATCGGGATGGTGAACCGCACCTTGGAGATGGCCTGCGGGACATGGGTTGAGGCGTTGCCCTTCTTTACCAATGGCTGCGCCGAGGGTTTCCCGCTGTGGCTGGGGGATCGCGACTACGCGATCTGGGTGGTCTGTTTCATCGGCATCTGGCAAGGGTTCGGTTTCAACATGGTGCTGTTCTTGGCCGGCCTGACGTCGGTGCACCGAGAACTGTACCACGCGGCCGAAATGGATGGGGCCCGCTCCGCGTGGGACCGGTTCCGGCTGGTCACATGGCCCGCCCTCGGGCCAACCACCGTCTTTGTGGTGACCATTTCCTGCATCCGCGCCTTTCAGGTCTTTGACACGATCGAGGCCTTCTGGCCGCAGGGCGGTGGGCCAAACAAATCCGCCTATGTGATGATGTTCGCGATCTTTGAGAAAGGCATCCAGCAGAACCTGATCGGCATCGGCTCGGCCATCACCATGTTGTTCCTGCTGTTCGTCATGTTTCTGACCCTGATCCAGCGATGGCTGGTCGAGCGCAAGGTGCACTATTGA
- a CDS encoding carbohydrate ABC transporter permease, whose amino-acid sequence MTRDWWKHLVLILGTIIVLAPFYMMVSYSFKSPGEIDRGEGGFFGRQEMMIDPRCVALRQPSRADIDAARARFAGQDDASVQAALLAEAEASCSMRPVVFNYSKAFTEAPLVRYLLNGVIVTVSIFLIQIVVALPAAYALAKLKFWGREAVFGLVLFCLLIPVHAIALPLYIGLAKLGLTNTYAALVVPWTISVFGIFLMRQFFMTVPDDLIDAARMDGMSELAIVWRVMLPTAIPALLAFAIFSVVAHWNDYFWPRIVVTGNRDLFTPPLGLREFKGDGDGSFFGPMMATATVIVTPLIVAFLLAQRRFIEGITLSGMK is encoded by the coding sequence ATGACACGTGATTGGTGGAAACATCTGGTGCTGATCCTTGGCACGATTATCGTGTTGGCGCCGTTCTATATGATGGTCAGCTATTCGTTCAAAAGCCCCGGCGAAATCGACCGTGGTGAAGGCGGGTTCTTTGGCCGTCAAGAGATGATGATCGACCCACGCTGTGTCGCCTTGCGCCAGCCAAGCCGCGCCGACATAGATGCCGCCCGTGCGCGGTTTGCTGGCCAAGACGACGCCAGCGTGCAGGCGGCCTTGTTGGCCGAGGCCGAGGCGTCCTGTTCCATGCGCCCTGTGGTGTTCAACTATTCCAAGGCTTTCACCGAAGCACCGCTTGTCCGCTATCTGCTCAATGGCGTGATCGTCACCGTATCGATCTTTCTGATCCAGATCGTTGTCGCACTGCCCGCCGCTTACGCCCTCGCCAAGCTCAAGTTCTGGGGGCGAGAGGCGGTCTTTGGGCTGGTCCTGTTCTGCCTGCTGATCCCTGTCCACGCCATCGCCCTGCCGTTGTACATCGGGCTGGCGAAGCTGGGGCTGACCAACACCTATGCCGCCCTTGTCGTGCCATGGACCATCTCGGTCTTTGGGATCTTCCTGATGCGCCAGTTCTTTATGACCGTGCCTGACGATCTGATTGATGCGGCGCGGATGGACGGGATGTCCGAGCTGGCCATCGTCTGGCGGGTCATGCTGCCCACAGCGATCCCCGCGCTTTTGGCCTTTGCCATCTTTTCGGTGGTGGCTCATTGGAACGATTATTTCTGGCCGCGCATCGTCGTGACCGGAAACCGCGATCTCTTCACCCCACCGCTGGGCCTTCGCGAGTTCAAGGGTGATGGGGATGGGTCGTTCTTCGGCCCGATGATGGCCACTGCCACCGTTATCGTCACACCGTTGATCGTCGCGTTTTTGCTGGCCCAACGCCGCTTTATCGAAGGGATCACTTTGTCTGGAATGAAGTAA
- a CDS encoding ABC transporter substrate-binding protein gives MKLTTTAMVLAMSASAVFAEDKVTIEFAYPYSHLFDVTYEAMMPAFQAAHPNIEVKFRATYESYEDATNTVLREAVAGNLPDVSMQGLNRQAPLIDKGIAQSLEPFIAGEPDFEKDGYHQAMLSLSTFDDEVYGLPFSISLPVGYYNMDILREGGIEELPTNWDEVIAACKTMKANGIDNPIFWGWNITGNWFVQALLWSQDKAIVEDGRVTMDSPEALVALEQMQEIFTECEMQNLEWKAALSSFSAGYVGMMFWSTSALGAVERSQGDFELVTGPFPGLDGAPIGLPAGGNAAMLTSTSKDPAVREAAWTWLKFITSGEGAAEVAKTTGYMPPNKAANEIILADFYEQNPNKQTAVDQLPLLRDWLAYPGDNGLAITQVIYDGIERIVTGDATDMKELQEELVEEIADLLPNG, from the coding sequence ATGAAACTGACCACAACTGCAATGGTTTTGGCCATGTCAGCCAGCGCCGTTTTCGCCGAGGACAAGGTGACCATCGAGTTCGCCTATCCCTATAGCCACCTCTTTGATGTCACCTACGAAGCGATGATGCCCGCTTTCCAGGCGGCGCACCCGAATATCGAGGTCAAGTTCCGCGCCACCTACGAATCCTACGAGGACGCCACCAACACGGTCCTGCGCGAGGCCGTTGCTGGCAACCTGCCAGATGTCAGCATGCAGGGTCTGAACCGTCAGGCACCGCTGATCGACAAAGGCATCGCCCAGTCGCTGGAACCCTTCATCGCCGGCGAACCTGATTTCGAAAAGGACGGCTACCACCAGGCGATGCTGTCGCTTTCGACCTTTGACGACGAAGTCTATGGCCTGCCGTTCTCGATCTCCCTGCCGGTTGGTTATTACAACATGGACATCCTGCGCGAAGGCGGCATCGAAGAGCTGCCAACGAATTGGGACGAGGTGATTGCAGCCTGCAAGACCATGAAGGCCAACGGCATCGACAATCCGATCTTCTGGGGTTGGAACATCACCGGCAACTGGTTCGTTCAGGCCCTGTTGTGGAGCCAGGACAAAGCGATCGTCGAAGACGGCCGCGTGACCATGGACAGCCCAGAGGCGCTGGTCGCACTGGAACAGATGCAGGAAATCTTCACAGAATGTGAAATGCAGAACCTCGAATGGAAGGCCGCATTGTCGTCTTTCTCCGCTGGTTATGTCGGCATGATGTTCTGGTCCACTTCGGCTCTAGGCGCGGTTGAGCGCAGCCAAGGTGATTTCGAACTGGTGACCGGCCCATTCCCAGGCCTCGACGGTGCGCCGATAGGGCTGCCTGCGGGTGGCAACGCGGCGATGCTGACCTCAACCTCCAAGGATCCTGCCGTGCGCGAAGCGGCTTGGACATGGCTGAAGTTCATCACCTCAGGTGAAGGCGCTGCGGAAGTGGCTAAGACCACTGGCTACATGCCACCGAACAAGGCTGCCAACGAGATCATCCTCGCCGATTTCTACGAGCAGAACCCGAACAAACAGACCGCGGTGGACCAGCTCCCGCTGTTGCGCGACTGGCTGGCCTATCCTGGCGACAACGGACTGGCAATCACCCAAGTGATCTATGACGGGATCGAACGCATCGTCACTGGCGACGCGACCGATATGAAAGAATTGCAGGAAGAACTCGTCGAGGAAATCGCCGACCTGCTGCCCAACGGCTAA
- a CDS encoding TRAP transporter permease: protein MTSFSPSAGRVWIVLGMVTAVFHIGLIFYGLVPNLIARPLHMALILPWVFLYAAKTHAGWWSGLVITLIGVSACIWIALNHQILRNQYGFLENGFQVALAIALLAIAMEGARRMIGWPLPAVALCALIYGLYGQHIPGEFGHAGTPLRSFLGTLVVAEGGLWGSLTGVSVGVVAIFVIFGAVLNAGEAGQGFMNVASAAAGRLTGGAAKVSVISSALFGSISGSASANVASTGAITLPAMTKLGYPKRLAAAVEAVASSGGQIMPPLMGAGAFVMVELTGVPYTQIMLAALLPAILYFLTVWMGINAYAQRFDLQAVPKDQRPGARMVLITSGFFLVPFSVLLTAMFIAGFTPQYAAVLAIFTGAAALFFDASPRMNIAQGFDRMGHAFLAVGQQVAMIAAIIICASIIIGVLGITGLGIKITSVIISGSGGSLWPALFLTALACLLLGMEVPTTAAYVICVSVAGPALIELGLEPLQAHLFVFWFALLSTITPPVCGAVFIAAGMIGENWLRVALTAMALGLGLYIIPLAMIANPDLIRVSTNTTGALSAFLMVGIGLTCLSYALIGKPRWLYRALLTAFGLAACFVGILTT, encoded by the coding sequence ATGACATCCTTTTCCCCCAGCGCTGGCCGCGTGTGGATCGTGCTTGGCATGGTCACCGCCGTGTTCCATATCGGGTTGATCTTTTACGGATTGGTGCCCAACCTCATAGCGCGTCCCCTGCACATGGCGCTCATTTTGCCATGGGTGTTTCTATACGCCGCCAAGACACACGCGGGCTGGTGGTCGGGTCTCGTCATCACGCTCATCGGTGTGTCAGCCTGTATCTGGATCGCCCTGAACCACCAGATCCTGCGCAACCAATACGGGTTTTTGGAAAACGGATTTCAGGTCGCGCTGGCGATCGCGCTTTTGGCGATCGCAATGGAGGGCGCGCGGCGTATGATTGGCTGGCCATTGCCGGCGGTGGCGCTGTGCGCGCTGATATACGGTTTGTACGGGCAACATATCCCCGGTGAATTTGGCCATGCCGGTACGCCCTTGCGCAGCTTTCTCGGCACACTTGTTGTTGCCGAAGGCGGTCTTTGGGGCAGCCTCACAGGTGTATCGGTAGGTGTTGTCGCAATCTTTGTCATCTTTGGTGCGGTGCTGAATGCGGGCGAAGCGGGACAGGGATTCATGAATGTGGCCTCTGCCGCTGCAGGGCGCCTGACGGGTGGTGCGGCCAAAGTATCGGTTATTTCGTCGGCACTTTTCGGGTCCATCTCGGGCTCGGCATCCGCCAATGTGGCCTCAACAGGTGCGATTACATTACCTGCGATGACCAAACTGGGCTATCCCAAGCGCCTCGCCGCTGCAGTCGAAGCTGTGGCTTCGTCAGGCGGTCAGATCATGCCGCCTCTTATGGGGGCTGGTGCCTTTGTGATGGTTGAACTGACCGGAGTGCCCTACACGCAGATCATGTTGGCAGCACTCCTGCCTGCGATCCTCTATTTTCTGACCGTATGGATGGGCATCAATGCCTATGCGCAGCGTTTCGACCTGCAGGCAGTGCCAAAGGACCAACGCCCCGGCGCGCGCATGGTGCTGATCACCTCCGGGTTTTTTCTGGTGCCGTTCTCGGTCCTGCTCACAGCTATGTTTATTGCAGGGTTTACGCCGCAATATGCGGCCGTACTGGCAATTTTTACTGGCGCGGCAGCGCTGTTTTTCGACGCATCACCCCGCATGAACATCGCCCAGGGGTTTGACCGTATGGGTCACGCTTTTCTGGCTGTCGGCCAACAGGTGGCCATGATCGCAGCGATTATAATTTGCGCATCGATTATCATCGGCGTGCTCGGTATCACTGGTTTGGGGATCAAAATCACTTCCGTCATCATCTCGGGATCCGGCGGTTCGCTTTGGCCCGCGCTGTTCCTTACCGCGCTGGCATGCCTCTTGCTCGGAATGGAGGTCCCCACCACGGCAGCCTACGTCATTTGCGTGTCCGTTGCGGGACCTGCGTTGATCGAACTGGGGCTTGAGCCGTTGCAGGCACATCTGTTTGTATTCTGGTTCGCATTGTTATCCACAATCACACCCCCTGTCTGTGGCGCGGTATTCATAGCGGCGGGGATGATTGGGGAAAACTGGCTCAGGGTTGCACTGACGGCTATGGCGCTCGGCCTCGGGCTCTACATCATTCCGCTTGCCATGATTGCAAACCCCGATCTGATCCGCGTTTCAACCAACACAACAGGTGCATTGAGCGCATTTTTGATGGTCGGCATCGGACTTACATGTCTTTCATACGCGCTGATCGGGAAACCCCGTTGGTTGTACCGAGCCTTACTGACCGCTTTCGGTTTGGCTGCCTGTTTTGTGGGTATATTGACCACATAA
- a CDS encoding TAXI family TRAP transporter solute-binding subunit codes for MTLMKSIGAAAAVALILTTTATAETRVTYKSAKAGSSYFQMAVQIAEAMKAGTGGDISVTVEESQGSVQNVMEVRARGGDYVFTTPPALVGLAQGGKAMFEGKSDPAFAEIRALFPIPSLTMHFVMSQDSGVTSFAEMEGKTILLGSGSFGAREGAKYLELFGLEGKVTVADSELSNAVNALKNGQIDGFVTAGSFPAPNVIEAAASTGVTVLSLNDEQIAQSKRTRLTIPAGTYTGQTEDITTTSLPVVAYSTTKMDDDTAYMLTKTYWETRENMAKDAAWWAGVSADMLSNITTQIHPGAIRYYKEIGVSLNDAHM; via the coding sequence ATGACACTTATGAAATCTATCGGCGCGGCTGCCGCCGTTGCTTTGATACTAACCACAACCGCTACGGCCGAGACGCGCGTGACCTATAAATCCGCCAAAGCGGGTTCATCGTATTTCCAGATGGCTGTACAAATCGCCGAAGCGATGAAGGCAGGTACGGGCGGCGATATTTCCGTGACCGTCGAAGAGAGCCAAGGCTCAGTGCAGAATGTGATGGAGGTCCGCGCGCGCGGTGGTGATTATGTGTTTACCACGCCGCCTGCGTTGGTTGGTCTGGCGCAGGGCGGCAAGGCCATGTTCGAGGGCAAGAGCGATCCAGCCTTTGCAGAGATCCGCGCGCTGTTCCCGATCCCGTCCCTGACCATGCATTTTGTCATGTCACAGGACAGCGGCGTCACCAGCTTTGCCGAGATGGAAGGCAAGACGATCCTTTTGGGCAGTGGCTCATTCGGAGCACGTGAGGGCGCGAAGTACCTCGAGCTGTTTGGCCTTGAAGGCAAGGTAACGGTCGCCGATTCAGAATTGTCGAATGCTGTAAACGCTTTGAAAAACGGACAAATCGACGGATTTGTCACGGCGGGTTCCTTTCCAGCACCGAACGTCATCGAAGCGGCGGCCTCTACCGGCGTTACCGTCCTGTCGCTCAATGATGAACAGATCGCGCAGTCAAAGCGCACGCGCCTGACAATTCCAGCCGGGACGTATACCGGCCAGACTGAAGACATCACAACGACGTCTTTGCCCGTTGTCGCCTATTCCACGACCAAAATGGACGACGATACCGCGTATATGCTCACCAAAACCTACTGGGAAACACGCGAGAACATGGCCAAGGATGCGGCGTGGTGGGCCGGGGTCTCCGCCGATATGCTCAGCAACATTACGACGCAGATTCACCCCGGTGCGATCCGGTACTACAAAGAAATCGGTGTGTCGCTGAACGACGCACATATGTAG
- a CDS encoding GTP-binding protein has translation MSDTRLPVTVLSGFLGAGKTTLLNRVLNNRTGRRVAVIVNDMSEVNIDADLVRADTELSRTDETLVEMSNGCICCTLRDDLLDEVRRLAAEGRFDYLLIESTGISEPLPVAATFDFRDERGDSLADVSRLDTMVTVVDAVNLLNDYSSHDFLSDRGETMGDEDERTLVHLLTDQIEFADVVVLNKVTDAGPERVDAARKIIRSLNADARIIETDHSDVAAEAILDTGLFDFAQAHEHPMWAKELYGFADHTPETEEYGVASYVYRARQPFIPEKVLEVLNGDLPGVIRAKGHFWIATRPEWVAEFSLAGSLSSVKPLGTWWATVPKDSWPEDESARNYMQAHWQEPWGDRRQELVFIGAGIDWATIKARLDACLVPELVASSLDALPDYVDPFPLWRRAEEAA, from the coding sequence ATGTCAGATACGCGCCTTCCCGTCACGGTACTTTCAGGTTTTCTGGGCGCGGGAAAGACCACGCTACTCAACCGAGTGCTGAACAATCGGACAGGCCGCAGGGTTGCGGTGATCGTCAACGATATGTCTGAGGTGAATATCGATGCAGACCTTGTGCGGGCTGACACGGAACTAAGTCGGACGGATGAAACGCTGGTCGAAATGTCGAACGGGTGCATTTGTTGCACGCTGCGTGATGATCTATTGGACGAAGTCCGGCGGCTCGCAGCGGAAGGGCGCTTTGATTATTTACTGATAGAGTCCACGGGTATTTCTGAACCGCTTCCTGTCGCCGCAACCTTCGATTTCCGCGATGAGCGCGGCGACAGCCTCGCTGATGTGTCTCGCCTTGATACAATGGTCACGGTGGTGGATGCGGTGAACCTGCTAAATGATTATTCCAGCCATGATTTCCTGAGCGATCGCGGCGAAACCATGGGCGATGAGGACGAACGTACTCTGGTCCACCTGCTTACCGATCAGATCGAATTTGCTGACGTCGTCGTCCTGAATAAAGTCACCGATGCAGGCCCTGAACGCGTGGATGCGGCACGCAAGATTATTCGTAGCCTCAACGCCGACGCGCGGATCATTGAAACGGATCATTCAGATGTCGCCGCTGAAGCGATCCTCGATACCGGTCTTTTTGATTTCGCACAGGCGCATGAGCACCCGATGTGGGCCAAAGAACTCTACGGTTTTGCCGATCACACGCCTGAAACCGAGGAATATGGCGTGGCGTCGTATGTATATCGCGCCCGGCAACCGTTCATTCCAGAAAAGGTACTGGAGGTTCTGAACGGCGATCTTCCCGGTGTTATCCGCGCCAAAGGGCATTTTTGGATTGCGACGCGCCCGGAATGGGTCGCCGAGTTTTCGCTCGCCGGATCCCTGTCGAGCGTCAAGCCACTTGGGACGTGGTGGGCGACAGTTCCAAAGGATAGCTGGCCCGAGGACGAAAGCGCGCGAAACTACATGCAAGCCCACTGGCAGGAGCCTTGGGGCGACCGTCGACAGGAGCTTGTCTTTATTGGGGCGGGAATAGATTGGGCAACGATAAAGGCGCGACTTGATGCTTGTCTTGTGCCGGAGTTGGTCGCCAGCAGCCTCGATGCGTTGCCAGACTATGTTGATCCCTTTCCGCTTTGGCGGCGTGCGGAGGAGGCGGCATGA
- a CDS encoding DUF6525 family protein codes for MNRNLGQTSLRRRRRSVDPMHTYDALPTPLRHWLSQAALPWSPTSARKIWQRAQAKGLTTDHVLALLHRSEAQTLARDKRATLPTE; via the coding sequence ATGAACCGCAATCTTGGTCAAACGTCACTGCGCAGGCGGCGCCGGTCTGTTGATCCCATGCACACCTACGACGCATTACCTACACCGCTGCGACATTGGCTTTCCCAAGCGGCATTGCCGTGGTCGCCCACTTCGGCGCGCAAAATCTGGCAGCGTGCGCAGGCGAAAGGGCTCACCACTGATCACGTGCTTGCTTTGCTACACCGCTCTGAGGCCCAAACGCTCGCCCGCGATAAGCGCGCGACCCTCCCAACAGAATAA
- a CDS encoding LysR family transcriptional regulator, translating to MRPNHHQFEAFAYVVREGSFSAAAVRLGVTQSTITQHIANLEKGVGTLLLLRGRYGVELTPTGQDFYDLADRMVALSAEVTDRLEGFNAMKEGRLKIIGNAPQPALRIIARFQRRFPDIRVDFGLYDWTTAKSMIGNRLADVGLITDAPDHEHWEKIHIESARFVIYCRCDHSFAKRAKISLAELAQETVIVPEKGSLTRRLLDQACDRYGISFNRVATMTTFPLMCEAVLQGIGVALFLQNSSLIKNNLCEIGIEEMPEARNTSLIATKDRTRLKLVSEFINAAIE from the coding sequence ATGCGCCCCAACCACCATCAGTTCGAAGCGTTTGCCTATGTCGTCCGTGAGGGGAGCTTTTCCGCCGCCGCCGTCCGGCTGGGCGTCACGCAATCCACAATCACGCAACATATTGCGAACCTTGAAAAAGGCGTCGGAACGCTTCTTTTGCTGCGCGGTCGGTATGGGGTAGAACTCACCCCGACCGGACAGGATTTTTACGATCTGGCGGATCGCATGGTCGCCCTGAGCGCAGAAGTCACAGATCGGCTCGAAGGGTTCAATGCCATGAAAGAAGGTCGTCTCAAGATCATCGGAAATGCGCCGCAACCAGCGTTGAGGATTATTGCGCGGTTTCAGCGCCGGTTTCCCGATATTCGTGTCGATTTTGGGCTTTACGATTGGACGACTGCCAAATCGATGATTGGCAACCGCCTTGCGGATGTGGGCTTGATCACCGATGCGCCCGATCATGAGCATTGGGAAAAAATCCACATCGAAAGCGCACGTTTTGTGATCTATTGCCGTTGCGATCACTCCTTCGCCAAGCGCGCCAAGATCTCACTGGCCGAGCTTGCACAAGAGACGGTCATTGTCCCGGAGAAGGGGTCGCTCACGCGCCGCTTGCTGGATCAAGCTTGCGATCGCTATGGAATATCGTTCAATCGCGTGGCCACGATGACAACCTTCCCTTTGATGTGCGAAGCGGTGTTGCAGGGAATTGGTGTCGCGTTGTTCTTACAAAACAGCAGCCTCATCAAAAACAATCTTTGCGAAATTGGCATCGAAGAAATGCCCGAAGCCCGGAACACGTCCCTTATCGCCACCAAAGACCGCACGCGGTTGAAGCTCGTTTCAGAATTCATCAATGCCGCCATTGAATGA
- a CDS encoding ABC transporter ATP-binding protein, translated as MSGLQIASVTKSFAETSVLKGVTLDVKDGEFISLVGPSGCGKSTLLRIIAGLETPTSGNIAIGGTDVTQLRAADRNLSMVFQSYALYPHLTVAENIAVPLQMRQMTALQRLPVLGSVMPGARTQKADIIQAVRHAAETLEIAALLDRKPGQLSGGQRQRVALGRALVRDPAAFLLDEPLSNLDAKLRVQTRAEIAELHRRLKATFIYVTHDQVEAMTMSDRIAVMMDGEILQCAAPDVIYEDPDDIRVAEFIGSPKINILPVERNGTELTVFDQVLNSRFSIDSPKVMQMGLRPEALRLTQSAPRLTGRVVHLENLGSEVFAQVTLNTDGSRVTLRAMPAQRQSLGLGAQVGLTFDLRAAIMFDAEGNRLRRAELAATLAPEVA; from the coding sequence ATGTCAGGTTTGCAGATCGCATCTGTCACCAAGTCCTTCGCAGAGACCTCCGTTTTGAAAGGTGTGACCCTGGATGTGAAGGATGGAGAGTTCATTTCGTTAGTGGGCCCTTCCGGTTGCGGAAAGTCGACCCTGTTGCGGATCATCGCCGGGCTTGAGACACCAACAAGCGGCAACATCGCAATCGGTGGTACGGATGTGACACAGCTCCGCGCGGCGGATCGCAATCTGTCGATGGTATTTCAATCCTACGCGCTTTATCCGCATTTAACTGTGGCCGAGAACATCGCGGTGCCTTTGCAGATGCGCCAAATGACAGCGCTGCAGCGGTTGCCGGTGCTGGGCAGTGTGATGCCCGGTGCGCGGACGCAAAAAGCCGATATTATCCAAGCCGTCCGGCATGCGGCCGAAACGCTGGAAATAGCGGCACTTCTGGATCGCAAGCCCGGGCAATTGTCGGGCGGGCAGCGACAGCGTGTTGCCTTGGGCCGTGCCTTGGTGCGCGATCCGGCGGCGTTCTTGTTGGACGAACCGCTGTCAAACCTTGATGCGAAGCTGCGCGTTCAGACCCGTGCCGAGATCGCCGAATTGCACCGCCGCCTGAAGGCGACGTTTATCTACGTTACCCATGATCAGGTCGAAGCCATGACCATGTCCGACCGGATCGCGGTGATGATGGATGGTGAAATCCTGCAATGTGCAGCACCCGATGTGATCTATGAAGACCCTGACGACATTCGTGTGGCCGAGTTCATTGGCTCGCCCAAGATCAACATCTTGCCGGTGGAGCGAAACGGCACCGAGCTGACGGTGTTTGATCAGGTCCTGAATTCTCGTTTCTCTATCGACAGTCCGAAGGTGATGCAGATGGGCCTGCGTCCCGAAGCCCTGCGATTGACCCAATCCGCGCCGCGTCTCACCGGACGGGTCGTGCATTTGGAGAATCTCGGGTCAGAGGTCTTTGCCCAAGTTACCCTGAACACCGATGGATCGCGGGTGACCCTGCGGGCCATGCCGGCACAGCGGCAGAGTTTGGGTCTGGGTGCGCAGGTCGGTCTGACCTTTGATCTGAGGGCAGCTATTATGTTTGACGCAGAGGGGAACCGATTGCGCCGCGCCGAACTTGCCGCCACCCTCGCACCTGAGGTGGCCTGA